Proteins from one Thalassophryne amazonica chromosome 20, fThaAma1.1, whole genome shotgun sequence genomic window:
- the LOC117502268 gene encoding recoverin-like: MGNSRSGAVSKEILEELKLNTKFTETEIVQWYENFKKQCPSGRISKAEFQAIYNKFFPDSDANTYAEHVFRSFDTNDDGTLDFKEYIIALHMTSTGKTIRKLEWAFSLFDVDKNGYITKSEVKEICSAIFKMIPTDEVDALPEDENTAEKRADKLWRIFNKKENERVAEGEFVQGVLENDDALRLIQYDPSK, encoded by the exons ATGGGTAACTCCAGGAGTGGTGCCGTGTCTAAGGAGATCCTAGAGGAACTGAAGCTCAACACCAAGTTCACAGAGACCGAGATTGTACAGTGGTATGAGAACTTCAAGAAGCAGTGTCCATCAGGCCGCATCAGTAAAGCAGAGTTCCAGGCCATCTACAATAAGTTCTTCCCAGATAGTGACGCCAATACGTACGCCGAACATGTCTTCCGCTCCTTTGATACAAACGATGACGGCACTCTGGACTTCAAAGAGTACATCATCGCTCTCCACATGACCTCAACTGGTAAAACCATCAGGAAACTCGAGTGGGCCTTCTCGCTGTTTGACGTGGACAAGAACGGATACATCACCAAGTCGGAAGTCAAAGAAATTTGTTCG GCCATTTTCAAGATGATCCCTACAGATGAAGTGGACGCGCTGCCTGAAGATGAAAACACGGCTGAGAAGAGGGCAGATAAACTCTGGAGGATatttaacaaaaaagaaaatg AAAGAGTGGCCGAAGGTGAGTTCGTCCAGGGCGTGTTGGAGAATGACGACGCCCTTCGTTTGATTCAGTATGACCCTTCAAAGTAA